In the Pocillopora verrucosa isolate sample1 chromosome 4, ASM3666991v2, whole genome shotgun sequence genome, acacagtggATCAGCTATCAGATCGGCGCACTCCCTAAGAAGTCGCGAAGATATCATATCTAAGCCTGTGGCTTTCGATTTACAAAGCTTAGACAAAAGTGAGAACACTTTAGAAGGATTAATACATTTTAGCTCAAAACGTTTGTCAGTTCCCTCAAGGTAATGTAGGTGTGATGGACCATTATTAGAATAAATCTGGCTAGCAAGCTTGGGTCCAATAGAAGAAAAGTGATTGTTGAAGGCATCGGCCATCTCAGGAGGGCCGTAAATAGAGTTACcgttgcttttgatttcttttatggaACAATTATTAGTTTTCCTCGACATGAGCTCATTTACAATCCTCCATGTCTGGCGCGAGTTGCCTTCGTTTTCATCTAATGCTCTTttataaaagagctcttttgcttttttgatttcGTTATTAACTAGGTTGCGGCATTTTTAAATTGTAGCCAGTCATTAGCATCCTTAGAACGCGatgctttcaatttaagaatATCTCTGTCATGCATTCGTTTCTTTAAGTAAGGTGTAATCCAAGGTGACTTTGAGACGCGCGCCCGTTTTACATGAAGTGGGGCATGCTTGTTTACACATTCCAGGAATAGTTGTTTCCATGCAGCCCACATTAAATTAGGATCAGAATAGCTTTCGATGCTACTCCAATCCTGTTGACCTATATCGTTACGAAAGTGATCAgagttaaaattcttaaatttcctaTATCTCAGGGTAGTATGCTTATTCGTTGTCGATTCAATAGAAACTTTACGAAAAACGTAAACTAAACTGTGATCGCTGATGCCTATATGTGAGACCCCTGAGCAGACGACCCTATCTGgagtatttgtaaaaattagatCAATTAAAGTACGTGATTTGTCGGTAATTCTAGTATGTTCAGTTATTAACTGGTCAAGGCCGTAAACATCAGCAATATTAGATAAGATATTTGTACTTTTGTCAAACTTAGGTGCGGCCATATTACAATTCAGATCTCCTAAGACGTAATATTCGATATTTTCTGAGTCTAGTTTTCCAATAAGTTCTTCAAATGGTCTAAAAAGATCAATTGAAGAATCAGGGGGTCTATACCAGGTCATAACGGCAAAAGGCCTTGATCTGGGCTTCTTGATTTCGACAGTCAGACTTTCTATTTGTTCACATATTAGATCAGAGCGAACAGAATAATTGATTTCGGaacgaataaaaaaacaaa is a window encoding:
- the LOC136280096 gene encoding uncharacterized protein; the encoded protein is MLMQSTKGFENSAISDKRLFNSERNRDLGNPIVSHQFLPPKRGFKLASLNINSLSVHIDELRILLSDRPIDILAINETKLDDTIGDNEIHISGYESIRRDRSTNGRSGGGVCFFIRSEINYSVRSDLICEQIESLTVEIKKPRSRPFAVMTWYRPPDSSIDLFRPFEELIGKLDSENIEYYVLGDLNCNMAAPKFDKSTNILSNIADVYGLDQLITEHTRITDKSRTLIDLIFTNTPDRVVCSGVSHIGISDHSLVYVFRKVSIESTTNKHTTLRYRKFKNFNSDHFRNDIGQQDWSSIESYSDPNLMWAAWKQLFLECVNKHAPLHVKRARVSKSPWITPYLKKRMHDRDILKLKASRSKDANDWLQFKNAAT